In one window of Opitutus sp. GAS368 DNA:
- the recJ gene encoding single-stranded-DNA-specific exonuclease RecJ yields MRWNYTPVHAESVADLAHAAGTTPVVAELLLRAGQAEPAAAARFLQPALATLGDPFQLVNLEAAVDRLLRALRGRERVIVLGDYDVDGVCSTTILVSLLRRLGLEPTYVVPRRLEEGYGLSRISIERALERGKPDLFIALDCGTNSHEEVAHLRARGIDVIIVDHHRSTEPAATGALLVNPHVNPTAGDDGWRYLCTVGLVFKLAHGLLKKLRAENHPVALTIVLKDYLDLVAMGTIADLVTLQGENRVFARHGLRVLAETRRPGLLALMQVSGLKREQGLVPSDISFRLGPRINASGRLADAALSVDLLLSEDRVFSDNTARRLDDLNRERQDIEREITERAERYVEEHFSAANGLVLFDEAWHPGVVGIVAGRISRKYNRPTIVLGNEGELAKGSGRGLNGFNLVEILGACSACLESWGGHPMAVGVSLKKPRLDEFRAMFDEVIRKGRDGDAIEPGLELSGWIDATELNEQLMGELEQMQPFGMGNPEPVFGVRGVRLRNRPDVFKEQHFRFAGEDAAGRRVSGVAWKLADRLPPVGVPLEMAVQLNWNHYNGRKILQMELLDWRLAGG; encoded by the coding sequence ATGCGCTGGAATTACACGCCGGTCCATGCGGAGAGCGTGGCTGACCTCGCGCACGCCGCGGGCACGACGCCCGTGGTCGCGGAGCTCCTGCTGCGCGCCGGCCAGGCGGAGCCCGCCGCCGCCGCGCGTTTCCTGCAGCCGGCGCTGGCGACCCTGGGCGATCCCTTCCAGCTGGTGAACCTCGAGGCCGCGGTGGACCGCCTGCTGCGCGCCCTGCGCGGCAGGGAGCGCGTCATCGTGCTCGGCGACTACGATGTGGACGGCGTGTGCAGCACCACGATCCTGGTCAGCCTGCTGCGCCGGCTCGGCCTCGAGCCCACCTACGTCGTGCCGCGCCGGCTGGAGGAGGGCTACGGTCTCTCCCGCATCTCGATCGAGCGCGCGCTGGAGCGGGGCAAGCCCGACCTGTTCATCGCGCTGGATTGCGGCACCAACTCGCACGAGGAGGTCGCCCACCTGCGCGCCCGGGGCATCGACGTCATCATCGTCGACCATCACCGCTCGACCGAGCCCGCCGCCACCGGGGCGCTGCTGGTCAACCCGCACGTCAACCCCACCGCCGGCGACGATGGCTGGCGCTACCTCTGCACCGTCGGCCTGGTGTTCAAGCTGGCGCACGGCCTCCTGAAGAAGCTCCGGGCCGAGAACCACCCCGTGGCGCTGACCATCGTGCTCAAGGACTACCTCGACCTCGTGGCGATGGGCACGATCGCCGATCTCGTGACGCTGCAGGGCGAGAACCGCGTCTTTGCCCGCCACGGCCTGCGCGTGCTCGCCGAGACCCGCCGCCCCGGGCTGCTGGCCCTCATGCAGGTCTCCGGCCTCAAGCGCGAGCAGGGCCTCGTGCCGAGCGACATTTCCTTCCGCCTCGGGCCGCGCATCAACGCCAGCGGCCGGCTCGCCGACGCGGCGCTGTCCGTCGACCTGTTGCTCAGCGAGGACCGGGTTTTCTCCGACAACACCGCCCGCCGGCTCGACGACCTCAACCGCGAGCGGCAGGACATCGAGCGCGAGATCACCGAGCGCGCCGAGCGTTATGTCGAGGAACATTTCTCCGCCGCAAACGGACTCGTGCTGTTCGACGAGGCGTGGCACCCCGGCGTGGTCGGCATCGTGGCCGGCCGCATCTCGCGGAAATACAACCGGCCGACCATCGTGCTCGGCAACGAGGGCGAGCTGGCCAAGGGTTCCGGGCGCGGGCTCAACGGTTTCAACCTGGTCGAGATCCTCGGGGCCTGCTCGGCCTGCCTCGAGAGCTGGGGCGGTCACCCGATGGCCGTCGGTGTCTCCCTGAAGAAGCCCCGCCTGGACGAATTTCGCGCGATGTTTGACGAGGTCATCCGGAAAGGCCGGGACGGCGACGCCATCGAGCCCGGTCTGGAACTTTCCGGCTGGATCGACGCGACGGAGCTGAACGAACAGCTGATGGGCGAGCTGGAGCAGATGCAGCCCTTCGGCATGGGCAACCCCGAACCGGTTTTCGGCGTGCGCGGCGTGCGGCTGCGCAACCGGCCGGATGTCTTCAAGGAGCAGCATTTCCGCTTCGCCGGCGAGGACGCGGCCGGCCGCCGGGTCAGCGGCGTGGCGTGGAAACTGGCCGACCGCCTGCCGCCGGTGGGGGTGCCGCTGGAGATGGCCGTGCAGCTGAACTGGAATCACTACAATGGCCGCAAGATCCTGCAGATGGAACTGCTGGACTGGCGGCTGGCCGGAGGGTGA
- the hutI gene encoding imidazolonepropionase — protein MSLLIRNARILTLGNGSRPRRGKELGDLGLIPAGEVLVADGKIAAVGAKVEAPADAEIIDALGRVVMPGFVDCHTHACWAGDRLDEWEMKLRGVPYLEILKKGGGIHATVKAVREATQKQLAASLRDRLGAMLREGTTTVEVKSGYGLNTENEMKMLRAIRRAAAEWPGTVVATALIGHAFEGDLDEYARMVVKDMLPEVSREFPDIAVDAYCEEGAWSVDACVKLFEKARKHHPIRVHADQFNSLGMIPEAIRLHARSVDHLEASTKKDLIALAQSPTCGVILPCTGLHTDQRFMRSRVFVDQGGALALATNCNPGTSPSLSIPLAIALAVRFCGLTPAEAIVAATVNAAAVLGFTDRGNIAAGQRADLLLLRHKDERALAYELGGNPVDMVICNGQVVR, from the coding sequence ATGTCTCTTCTCATCCGCAACGCCCGCATCCTGACCCTCGGCAACGGCAGCCGCCCGCGTCGCGGCAAGGAACTGGGCGACCTGGGCCTCATTCCCGCCGGCGAGGTGCTCGTGGCCGATGGCAAGATCGCCGCGGTCGGCGCCAAGGTGGAGGCCCCGGCCGATGCCGAGATCATCGACGCCCTCGGCCGCGTAGTGATGCCGGGTTTCGTGGACTGTCACACCCATGCCTGCTGGGCCGGCGACCGGCTCGACGAATGGGAGATGAAACTCCGCGGCGTGCCTTACCTGGAGATTCTCAAGAAGGGCGGCGGCATCCACGCCACCGTCAAGGCCGTGCGCGAGGCGACGCAGAAGCAGCTGGCCGCCAGCCTGCGCGACCGGCTCGGGGCCATGCTGCGCGAGGGCACGACCACCGTGGAGGTGAAGAGCGGCTATGGCCTGAACACCGAGAACGAGATGAAGATGCTGCGCGCCATCCGCCGGGCCGCCGCCGAGTGGCCGGGCACCGTCGTCGCGACCGCGCTTATCGGCCACGCCTTCGAGGGCGACCTCGATGAATACGCCCGGATGGTCGTGAAGGACATGCTGCCCGAGGTGTCGCGCGAATTTCCCGACATCGCGGTGGACGCCTATTGCGAGGAAGGCGCGTGGTCGGTCGACGCCTGCGTGAAACTCTTCGAGAAGGCCCGCAAGCATCACCCGATCCGCGTCCACGCCGACCAGTTCAATTCCCTCGGCATGATCCCCGAGGCCATCCGCCTCCATGCCCGCAGCGTCGACCACCTCGAGGCCTCGACGAAGAAAGACCTGATCGCGCTCGCCCAGTCGCCGACCTGCGGCGTCATCCTGCCCTGCACCGGCCTGCACACCGACCAGCGCTTCATGCGTTCGCGCGTGTTTGTTGATCAAGGCGGCGCGCTGGCGCTGGCCACAAATTGCAATCCCGGCACCTCACCGAGTCTCTCCATCCCGCTGGCCATCGCGCTGGCGGTCCGCTTCTGCGGCCTGACCCCCGCCGAGGCCATCGTGGCCGCAACCGTCAACGCCGCCGCGGTGCTGGGTTTCACGGACCGCGGCAACATCGCCGCCGGCCAGCGCGCCGACCTGCTCCTGCTCCGCCACAAGGACGAGCGCGCCCTGGCCTACGAACTCGGCGGTAACCCGGTGGACATGGTCATCTGCAACGGGCAGGTTGTCCGCTAG
- a CDS encoding formimidoylglutamase — MIIPNTSAPPWPGDTAAGRFASTIRTDSSDGCAIALLGLPDDTGVRMNNGRTGAAGGPKAFRAALANFGAADSATGPLPLVFDAGDVMPTGSLEKTHERVTEVTASLLERGLLPIAIGGGHDLTFPFVRAVAAKHPKLVGVYFDAHLDVRETAGSGMPFRRLVEDCGVSALHLHGFRPLVNSREHLEWFRAHGGRTHPENAKVALPKAKDLFVSFDLDVLDAAHAPGVSAMNPAGWAVREAEAWVRACGADPRVRCFDLMELNPAHDPDGRTARVAAHLFLTFLAGFTQRKP, encoded by the coding sequence GTGATTATCCCCAACACCTCCGCCCCGCCCTGGCCCGGTGACACCGCCGCGGGGCGTTTTGCGTCCACCATCCGCACCGACTCATCCGACGGCTGCGCCATCGCCCTGCTCGGCCTGCCCGACGACACCGGCGTCCGCATGAACAACGGCCGGACCGGCGCCGCCGGCGGCCCCAAGGCTTTCCGCGCCGCCTTGGCGAACTTCGGCGCGGCGGATTCCGCCACGGGCCCGCTGCCGCTGGTCTTCGACGCCGGCGACGTCATGCCGACGGGTTCGCTCGAGAAAACCCACGAGCGGGTCACTGAGGTGACTGCTTCCCTGCTTGAGCGCGGGCTGCTGCCCATCGCCATCGGCGGCGGGCACGATCTGACCTTCCCGTTTGTCCGCGCTGTCGCCGCCAAGCACCCGAAGCTCGTGGGCGTCTACTTCGACGCCCACCTCGACGTGCGTGAAACCGCTGGCTCCGGCATGCCCTTCCGCAGACTGGTCGAGGACTGCGGAGTCAGCGCCCTGCACCTGCATGGCTTCCGGCCGCTGGTGAATTCGCGCGAACACCTCGAGTGGTTCCGCGCCCACGGCGGGCGCACGCATCCCGAGAACGCCAAGGTCGCCTTGCCGAAGGCGAAGGACCTGTTTGTCAGTTTCGACCTCGATGTCCTCGACGCCGCCCACGCCCCGGGCGTCAGTGCCATGAACCCCGCCGGCTGGGCCGTCCGCGAGGCCGAGGCCTGGGTGCGCGCTTGCGGCGCCGACCCGCGCGTGCGTTGCTTCGACCTCATGGAGTTGAACCCCGCCCACGATCCCGACGGACGCACCGCCCGCGTCGCCGCCCACCTATTTCTCACCTTCCTCGCAGGGTTCACTCAACGGAAACCCTGA
- the hutU gene encoding urocanate hydratase, with protein MAKSTIRNPKSTIPVVRAPRGNQRTCSSWAAEAAMRMLMNNLDPEVAERPADLVVYGGRGKAARNWPAFHAIIASLQQLAPDETLLVQSGKPVGIVRTHPDAPRVLLANSNIVPHWATQENFDDLEKRGLMMFGQMTAGSWIYIGTQGILQGTYETFAEAGRQHFGGTLAGRLCVTAGCGGMGGAQPLAITMAGGTCLIADVDRSRLQKRVHDRYLDEIAPNLDAAIDRAVEYAAEKKALSVGVVANAIDLLERLLVRKIYVDSLTDQTSAHDPLVGYVPAGYELKAAAALRKKDPKKYQKLSLASMARHVKAMLALKQRGAKTFDYGNNLRQHAFNQGVKRAFDFPGFVPAYIRPQFCLGRGPFRWVALSGDPADIAATDRALLELFPKDEGLHRWLKMAGERVAFQGLPARICWLGLGERHQAGLLFNRMVADGRVKAPIVIGRDHLDCGSVASPNRETEAMKDGSDAISDWAILNAMVNIASGASWVSFHHGGGVGIGYSQHAGQVIVADGTPEAAVRLERVLTNDPMMGVFRHADAGYELAQDCADRLNVPVPMRGWKTRKS; from the coding sequence ATGGCCAAATCCACAATCCGCAATCCGAAGTCCACAATTCCTGTGGTCCGCGCCCCGCGCGGCAATCAACGCACTTGCAGTTCCTGGGCCGCCGAGGCCGCCATGCGGATGCTGATGAACAACCTCGACCCCGAGGTCGCCGAGCGTCCCGCCGATCTCGTGGTCTACGGCGGCCGCGGCAAGGCCGCCCGCAACTGGCCGGCCTTCCACGCCATCATCGCCTCGCTGCAGCAACTGGCGCCCGACGAAACGCTGCTCGTCCAGTCGGGCAAGCCGGTCGGCATCGTCCGCACGCACCCCGACGCCCCACGTGTGCTGCTGGCCAACAGCAATATCGTGCCGCACTGGGCCACGCAGGAGAACTTCGACGACCTGGAAAAACGCGGCCTGATGATGTTCGGCCAGATGACGGCCGGCTCGTGGATCTACATCGGCACACAGGGCATTTTGCAGGGCACCTACGAGACCTTCGCGGAGGCCGGCCGCCAGCATTTCGGCGGCACGCTGGCCGGCCGGCTGTGCGTCACCGCCGGCTGCGGCGGCATGGGCGGCGCCCAGCCGCTCGCCATCACCATGGCCGGCGGCACCTGCCTCATCGCCGACGTCGACCGGTCCCGCCTGCAAAAGCGCGTCCACGACCGCTACCTCGATGAGATCGCGCCCAACCTCGACGCCGCGATCGACCGCGCCGTTGAGTATGCCGCCGAAAAGAAGGCCCTCAGCGTCGGCGTCGTGGCCAACGCCATCGACCTGCTCGAGCGCCTGCTCGTCCGTAAGATCTACGTCGACTCGCTCACCGACCAGACGAGTGCCCACGACCCGCTCGTCGGCTACGTGCCGGCCGGTTACGAGCTCAAGGCCGCCGCCGCGCTGCGCAAGAAGGACCCGAAGAAATACCAGAAGCTCTCGCTCGCCTCGATGGCCCGGCACGTGAAGGCCATGCTCGCGCTCAAGCAGCGCGGCGCGAAGACCTTCGATTACGGCAACAATCTCCGCCAGCACGCCTTCAACCAGGGCGTGAAGCGCGCGTTCGACTTCCCCGGTTTCGTGCCGGCCTACATCCGGCCGCAGTTCTGCCTCGGCCGCGGCCCGTTCCGCTGGGTGGCGCTCTCGGGCGATCCCGCGGACATCGCCGCCACCGACCGTGCTCTGCTGGAGTTGTTTCCCAAGGATGAGGGCCTGCACCGCTGGTTGAAGATGGCCGGCGAACGCGTGGCCTTCCAGGGCCTGCCGGCGCGCATCTGCTGGCTCGGCCTGGGCGAGCGCCATCAGGCGGGCCTGCTTTTCAACCGCATGGTGGCCGACGGCCGCGTGAAGGCGCCGATCGTCATCGGCCGCGACCACCTCGACTGCGGCTCCGTCGCCAGTCCGAACCGCGAGACCGAGGCGATGAAGGACGGCTCCGACGCCATCAGCGACTGGGCGATCCTGAACGCCATGGTCAACATCGCCAGCGGCGCCTCGTGGGTCAGCTTTCACCACGGCGGCGGCGTGGGCATCGGCTACAGCCAGCACGCCGGCCAGGTCATCGTCGCTGACGGCACACCGGAGGCCGCGGTGCGGCTCGAGCGCGTGCTGACCAACGATCCGATGATGGGTGTCTTCCGTCACGCCGACGCCGGCTACGAACTTGCGCAGGACTGCGCCGACCGGCTGAATGTGCCCGTGCCCATGCGCGGGTGGAAAACCCGAAAGAGTTGA
- the hutH gene encoding histidine ammonia-lyase, with protein MPGTLPLSGRNLTLGRLRTALAGDQRLTLTPAARTRIRASRRRVDQLRHDPAPHYGINTGFGILAHQRVPAADIEQLQENLILSHAVGVGDEVPAEIVRLMLLLKVNGLAVGLSGVTERVVDYLIRFYNADALPIVYTKGSLGASGDLAPLAHMVLPLLGLGEMDYRGKRLPATKVLKLLGLKPLRLQSKEGLGLINGTQFMSAYAVHCLLRIQNIARTADIAAAMTLEAARGSAAPYDARIHAARPHQGQIDVAKNLRQLLKGSKILPSHADCAKVQDPYSLRCVPQVHGAVRLAIEHARAVVETEINSATDNPLVFENGDVVSGGNFHGEPLAFILDYLAIATAEIASIAERRIYMLLHGDTIGDLKVPRLLMKDTGLNSGFMIPQYTAAALVSENKVFAHPASVDSIPSSLGQEDHVSMGSISATKLLEVVKNTETVLAIEFMCSAQGLEFLRPLRSGPGVEAAFAEVRRYIPFAQADRLFHNDVQTALALVRGEQIAAAVQRAAGKLF; from the coding sequence ATGCCCGGAACCCTTCCCCTTTCTGGCCGCAACCTCACGTTAGGGCGCCTCCGCACCGCCCTCGCCGGCGACCAGCGCCTGACCCTCACGCCCGCCGCCCGCACCCGCATCCGCGCCTCGCGCCGGCGGGTGGACCAGCTCCGGCACGACCCGGCGCCGCACTACGGCATCAACACCGGTTTCGGCATTCTCGCCCACCAGCGCGTGCCCGCGGCCGACATCGAGCAGCTCCAGGAAAACCTGATCCTCAGCCACGCCGTTGGCGTCGGCGACGAGGTGCCGGCCGAGATCGTGCGCCTGATGCTGCTCCTCAAGGTCAACGGCCTCGCCGTCGGCCTCTCGGGGGTCACGGAACGTGTCGTTGATTATCTCATCCGCTTCTACAACGCCGACGCCCTGCCCATCGTCTACACCAAGGGCTCGCTCGGCGCCTCGGGCGACCTCGCGCCGCTGGCCCACATGGTCCTGCCTCTGCTCGGCCTCGGCGAGATGGATTACCGGGGCAAGCGCTTGCCCGCGACCAAGGTCCTCAAGCTGCTCGGCCTGAAACCGCTCCGGCTCCAGTCCAAGGAAGGCCTCGGCCTCATCAACGGCACACAGTTCATGTCGGCCTACGCCGTCCACTGCCTGCTGCGCATCCAGAACATCGCCCGCACCGCCGACATCGCCGCGGCGATGACCCTCGAGGCCGCCCGCGGCAGCGCCGCCCCCTATGACGCCCGCATCCACGCCGCGCGGCCGCACCAAGGCCAGATCGACGTGGCGAAGAACCTCCGCCAGCTGCTCAAGGGCTCGAAGATCCTCCCCTCCCACGCCGACTGCGCGAAGGTCCAGGATCCCTACTCGCTCCGCTGTGTGCCGCAGGTCCACGGCGCCGTCCGCCTCGCGATCGAACACGCCCGCGCCGTCGTCGAGACCGAGATCAATTCCGCCACGGACAACCCGCTCGTGTTCGAGAACGGCGACGTCGTCAGCGGCGGCAACTTCCACGGCGAGCCGCTGGCCTTCATCCTCGACTACCTCGCCATCGCCACCGCCGAGATCGCCTCCATCGCCGAGCGGCGCATCTACATGCTGCTCCACGGCGACACCATCGGCGACCTCAAGGTGCCGCGCCTGCTCATGAAGGACACCGGCCTCAACTCCGGCTTCATGATCCCGCAATACACCGCCGCCGCGCTCGTTTCGGAGAACAAGGTCTTCGCCCACCCCGCCTCGGTCGACTCCATCCCCTCCTCGCTCGGTCAGGAGGACCACGTCTCGATGGGCTCGATCAGCGCCACCAAGCTGCTTGAGGTCGTCAAGAACACCGAGACCGTGCTCGCCATCGAGTTCATGTGCTCGGCGCAGGGCCTCGAGTTCCTGCGCCCGCTCCGGTCCGGCCCGGGCGTCGAGGCCGCCTTCGCCGAGGTGCGCCGCTACATCCCCTTCGCCCAGGCCGACCGGCTCTTTCACAACGATGTCCAGACCGCGCTGGCCCTCGTCCGCGGCGAACAGATCGCCGCCGCCGTGCAACGCGCGGCGGGGAAACTTTTCTGA
- the raiA gene encoding ribosome-associated translation inhibitor RaiA, whose translation MNKANNPHEIIVSGIHLELTAGLKAHVREKMERLFRHEGHIVRLKVELECDAKHDHAHKFIAKGHVVIHGPDINATVEADECYKAIDLLVDKLDQGLRKRHGLHKDKRNHPHAVEFDGVALPKAI comes from the coding sequence ATGAACAAAGCCAACAATCCGCACGAAATCATCGTCTCGGGCATCCATCTCGAACTCACCGCCGGCCTCAAAGCCCACGTCCGGGAGAAGATGGAGCGATTGTTCCGGCACGAGGGACACATTGTGCGGCTGAAGGTCGAGCTGGAGTGCGACGCGAAGCATGATCACGCGCACAAATTCATCGCCAAGGGGCACGTTGTCATCCACGGCCCCGACATCAACGCGACCGTCGAGGCCGACGAGTGCTACAAGGCCATCGACCTGCTCGTCGACAAGCTCGACCAGGGTCTGCGCAAGCGTCACGGCCTGCACAAGGACAAGCGCAACCATCCGCACGCGGTCGAATTTGACGGCGTCGCGCTGCCGAAGGCGATCTGA
- a CDS encoding pseudouridine synthase — MTRAYDEFPPATPPLVDPGALPGWVLLDDERLLVIDKPGWLVVHPSKNGPWSSLAGAVREAFKPDAIRFIYRLDRETSGVIILAKTEAMGGRLGKAVLQRKIGKLYVTLLEGELAGPVTVNQPLGPDPTASVTVKSRVVPAGSPGAQEAETVFHPLVARGGFTLAGVELLTGRKHQIRAHAEWLQHRVVGDKLYGPDPGLYLEFATQGWTERHSALLPLTRQALHCAAIDLRPTGLDYLLRAPWPEDLAKFGERRMHLPADEAQRLIDAFVAEKMPVAR; from the coding sequence ATGACCCGTGCCTACGACGAATTTCCTCCGGCCACGCCGCCCTTGGTCGACCCGGGGGCCCTGCCCGGGTGGGTGCTGCTGGACGACGAGCGGCTGCTGGTGATCGACAAGCCCGGCTGGCTCGTGGTGCATCCATCGAAGAACGGCCCGTGGTCGAGCCTGGCCGGGGCGGTGCGCGAGGCGTTCAAGCCCGATGCCATCCGCTTCATCTACCGGCTGGATCGGGAGACTTCCGGGGTGATCATCCTGGCGAAGACGGAGGCCATGGGCGGGCGGCTGGGGAAGGCCGTCCTGCAGCGGAAAATCGGCAAACTTTACGTGACGCTGCTCGAGGGCGAACTCGCCGGGCCGGTCACCGTCAACCAGCCGCTCGGGCCGGACCCGACGGCCAGCGTCACGGTGAAATCGCGGGTCGTCCCGGCCGGTTCGCCGGGCGCGCAGGAAGCCGAGACCGTATTCCATCCGCTGGTCGCGCGCGGCGGTTTCACGCTGGCCGGCGTGGAATTGCTCACGGGCCGCAAGCACCAGATCCGGGCGCATGCGGAGTGGCTGCAGCACCGGGTCGTGGGGGACAAGCTCTACGGGCCCGATCCCGGTCTCTACCTGGAGTTTGCGACGCAGGGCTGGACCGAGCGCCACTCGGCACTGCTGCCGCTCACGCGCCAGGCGCTGCATTGCGCGGCCATCGACCTGCGGCCGACGGGGCTGGATTACCTGCTGCGGGCGCCGTGGCCGGAGGACCTGGCGAAATTCGGCGAGCGCCGGATGCACCTGCCGGCCGACGAGGCGCAGCGCCTGATCGACGCGTTCGTGGCGGAGAAGATGCCGGTCGCAAGGTAG
- a CDS encoding M14 family metallocarboxypeptidase, translated as MSPPALPLDPAEFSPRFAAAAKTTGFAAHQYGEINGYPLLAYTKRTPGRHPRVYLSTGMHGDEPAPPWALLRLLEAGFFDTRCTWFLCPLLNPTGFTRRTRENFAGVDLNRDYKSLRATEVQAHVTWLQRQPRFDLVICAHEDWEAQGFYLYELNLGQHPTLAPAMLAAARAHSPIEAAAVIDGREIAEPGILRPVSDPLLRDTWPEALYLAYKHSTLDYTIETASAQPLEQRITTQAAVLRAAIEEFLR; from the coding sequence ATGAGTCCTCCCGCCCTGCCGCTCGACCCGGCCGAATTCAGTCCGCGTTTTGCCGCCGCGGCCAAGACCACCGGCTTCGCGGCGCACCAGTATGGGGAGATCAACGGTTACCCGCTTCTCGCCTACACCAAGCGAACGCCGGGCCGCCACCCGCGGGTCTATCTCTCCACCGGCATGCATGGCGACGAGCCCGCACCACCTTGGGCCCTGCTGCGTTTGCTGGAAGCGGGTTTCTTCGACACGCGCTGCACGTGGTTCCTCTGCCCGTTGCTCAATCCCACCGGCTTCACCCGGCGCACGCGCGAAAACTTCGCCGGCGTCGACCTCAACCGCGACTACAAGTCGCTGCGCGCCACCGAGGTCCAGGCCCACGTGACCTGGCTGCAGCGCCAGCCGCGCTTTGACCTCGTCATCTGTGCCCACGAGGATTGGGAGGCGCAGGGTTTTTATCTTTACGAGCTGAACCTCGGCCAGCACCCGACGCTTGCGCCCGCCATGCTCGCCGCCGCGCGGGCGCACAGTCCCATCGAAGCCGCCGCGGTGATCGACGGCCGCGAAATCGCCGAGCCGGGCATCCTCCGGCCGGTGAGCGACCCGCTGCTGCGCGACACGTGGCCCGAGGCCCTTTACCTCGCCTACAAGCACAGCACGCTCGACTACACCATCGAGACCGCCTCGGCCCAACCGCTTGAGCAGCGCATCACGACGCAGGCGGCGGTGCTGCGGGCGGCGATTGAAGAGTTCCTAAGGTAG